The Streptomyces sp. M92 nucleotide sequence CAGGACGGTGAGCACGTCCTCGCCGAGTTGCATCCCGGCGGCATCGTGGTGGGCGCGGGCGGTGGTGGAGTCCACGCTGACCAGCGACAAGTCCACCTCGCCCCGCTTCGCAGCCTCGACTATCAGGCCCTCCAGCAGGGCCTCGAAGACACCGACATCCCGCCACCGACGAAAACGGTTGTGGACGGTCTGCCAGGCGCCGAACTCGGTCGGCATCTCCCGCCACTGCCCGCCCGTCTTAAACCGCCAAATCACGCCCTCGAACTGCTGCCGCAGCCGCTCGGGATACGGACCGAACCTACCGATCGGCAAGTACGGCTCGATGAACTCCCATGCGTCATCAGTCAGATGCGCCTGCGTCATGCACGACGATCTACCAGATCGTGGTACAAGGCGCCAGCACCCCCGCAGCTGATCACAACCAGAGACAGGCCCTAGGTGCCGGTAGGTGCGGTACGTTTCCTCGATTGACTTGTGTCCCATCCACTCGGCCACGTCCGTGATCGGTATGCCGTTGCCGAGTGCATTGGACGCGAAGTAGTGCCGGAAGCCGTACATCCCCATCCCGTCCATCAGCGGCAGCTCGTCGAAGAGCGCATGGACGCGCCGGCGCTCCATCGGCTCGGTGAAGTATCCACTCGGCCCTCGCAGCAGATAGCCATCCCGCGTAGTGCCGTGCTTCTCCTCATATCGTTCGATTGCCTCCCGCACCGAGCGTGGCAGCGGCACCTCCCGGAACTCCCCCACCTTGCGGTGCTTGAGCTTGGCCGGCCGGTGCGTGTTGGAGTGGATCTGCTCATGGACCCGGTACACGTCGTCGGCCACCACGTTGTTGACGTTTACCGCCCGGGCCTCACCGTTGCGCAGCCCGCACCCCGCCATCATCAGATCTCCATCGCGAGATCGTCACCCGCGACCGCCAGCGCCTGCTTCACATACTCCAGGGACGGAATGACCACCCTCTCCCGGACGTACTCCGGCTCCTGCACCCCCTTCACCGGATCGTCCGCCATCGCCCCCTTGTCAAAGGCGTCCCGCAGGATCGTCTTCAGGATGCGGAATATGTAACCTGGTTCCCTCGGCCGACACCGTCCGCCTCCAATGCATCCAGGAAACGCTCCACCACGAGTGGCGTGACGGTATTCAGCTTCCGCGAACCCAGGCGCGGGACGATGTGCACGTTGAGGGAGCTACCAACGTGCTCGCCCGTGGAGTACTCGGTCATCTTCCGCTGCCGGGACCGCCACTCCTTCGCATACTCCGCCACCGTCTTCTGCCCCAGCTCGCGACGCGCCTCTGCCACAGACGGCGCCGTGCGCTTCGTCTCCGTATAGATCTGCGTCAGGCGCTCGATCGCATCGTCCTGCGTATCGAAGCCGCCCTCCTCGGACTGCTTTCCCAGCCCGTTCCGGAAACGGATCGTGTACGGATGCGGACACCGGGACGGCCGGGCACAGCCGCAGTCTTTGAATAACGACCCCATCCCCCGGGCGAGCTGACGAGCCAAGAGACGCAACCTCCAAACGAGAGCCGGACATCCGCGCCCAGGCCCCGCCACGGCGGCCGTCAGGTCAGCAAGTCAGGACGCTCCCGCGCCCGATGCTGACCATTTGCTGACCTGAGCGGCTCTATCATGCCTCTGACCTGCACAAATGTTCAGATAGTAGATCTTGACTTGAACATGTCGTACGCCGTGGGCCCTCCGTCGAGCAGTGGGTCGCCGGCTGCGCCGTCTCGATCTCGCCCGCGGTCGGCCGGTCGATCAGCATCGGGATGCGGCGCCGCCCGTGCATCTGCGCGCCGCGACGGTGAGCCTCTTACTGATCACGGCGCCGAGCGGGAACTTGTCGACGGCGCCCGCGGAGACGATGCTTCGCGAGACGGTGTAGGCCGTCGCGATGGGGGTGGTCACCGACGCCTTGACAGGTGCTCAGGTCCTGGCCCGGGGCAGCGCCATGCGGCAGTCCGTCCCGACCGAAAGGCGACCGTGCCCCCGGCGCCCCATGACCAGGCGCGGGGGCGGGCGGCACCGCCCGCGGCGACTGGCCGGTCGTATCGCCTCTGCGGTCGGGTGAGAGGGCGCGCAGACACTCCCCGAGTGGAGCTTTCGGCCACAGCTCACGGTCGCCGGAGTGCGCCGGTGCGCAAGCCCGGCGCCGATGTCTGCCGTCTGCCGTCGGCCGGAACAGGGCAAGCCGGCAGTCCAGGCCTACAGGGTGCTGGGCGGCGTCTTCGGCTCGAACACGTTCTGCGGCGCACTCGGCGGGTTGGCGGCTGCCTGGGGCAGTACCTGTGCCAGATCGCGGTGTATCCGGTCGGCTTCGCCGCGGACCTGGACGGGAATGTCGCCGCGTTCGGCGACGAGGCGGTCGTAGACGGGAGTCTGCTGGAACACGGTGGGGCTGCTTCCCTTCAGCGGGCGGTTCGCCGGACTTGAGCAGCCTACGGGTCCGGCCCCGCGGACGGTCCCACCGGGCCGCTCGAGGGTTGCGGGATGGCAGGGGCCGTAACCGCCTGGGGGCTACGGCCGGGACCGTAACCCTCAGGCGCCGTCTCCGTGCGTTCACTCGGTGTGCCCCGGGGGGCGCGCCCAGCCCACCGTCTGCTTGGTGCCTCTCTCCTGTCGCGGTGTCCCGCTCGACGGGGCAGAGCACACGCTCGTCGGCACCAGGGAGCACGGGGTGTCGGGACGGCGCTGGCCCCACGACGGCTGTCATGACCTGGTGCCGGTCGCCCAGTTGCTGGCTCTGATCGAGGGCCGGGCCCAGGCCCATGACCAGGACTCCAGCGACACCCCCGACGCGGAGGTCACCTGCTCCGGCACAGCTGACGGCCCCTCCCCCCTCGGCCTTCACCGCCACTGCCGTCGACGCCCGGGAGGGCACTGTGCTGTCCGCGCGGACGGTTGGCCCCTCCGCCTGCACCGGGCGTCGCGCCCCGGACGACGCGTCTGTGGTCCCGCCGGAGGTGACTGGCCACGTGGCCGGTGCCTGGCTCATGCCGGACGGCCGCCGCGCGCGGGGGCTGTTCGTTGTCCTGCACAGCGGTGGACACGCAGCCGCGGCTGGGTCCAGCTCTTGGCTGGGTCCAGCCAAGAGCTGGGAGCCGACCCTGCGCCCGATTCACGACACCGAGCGCCGCTGACCTGGACGGAGCCGATCAGCGCCGGTGGATTGTCACAGGTAGCGGCGAATGGGCTGGACAGCGTACTCGCGGGCGCGTTGGAGCAGGGAGCGTCTCTTCCAGCGGCCCCCACTCATGGATCGGCTTTCCGCCATGTCGGCGTCGAAGTGGGAGTCGAGGGTCGCGGTGAACCCTTCGTCCAGGACGGCGAGCATGACTTCCTCGTCATGGGCGAGCGAGCGCCGATTGAAGTTGGTCGAGCCGACGAGAGCCGCCGTGCGGTCCACGGTGATGACCTTGGCGTGCATCATCGTCGGCTGGTACTGGTGGAGTTTCACCCCGCACGCGAGCAGATCCTCGTAATGATGCTGCCCGGCCAGCTGGCAGACCCGCTTGTCGGTGTGCGGGCCGGGCAGCAGGATCTCCACCTCCACGCCCCGTCGTGCGGCGGCGCACAGCAGCTCGACGAAGTAGGTGTCCGGGGAGAAGTAGGCGGTGGCCAGCCGGAAGCGCTCCTCGGCCGACTCGATCATGACCCGGATCAGGGTCTGCATGTCCTGCCAGCCGAAACTGGCCGAGCCGCGCACCACCTGCACCACGGCGTCGCCCTGCGGGCGATGGCCGGTGAACCGGTCACGATCGTCGAAGAGCTCGTCGTGGCACTCGGCCCAGTTCTGCGCGAACGCCGCCGCGATGCCGTCCACGGCCGGACCGCGCACCTGCACATGAGTGTCCCGCCACTCACGCGGATTGCGGGCGTCCCCACACCACTCCTCGGCGATGCCGACGCCGCCGGTGAACGCCACCTGCTCGTCCACGACCAGCACCTTGCGGTGGCAGCGGTGGTTCTGCTTGAGGGGCGACAGATACAGCGGCTTGCGGAACCAGGCCACCTGTACGCCTGCCCGGTCCATCTCCTCCAGCAGGTCCTTGTCGATCAGCCGGCTGCCGAAACCGTCCAGCAGCAGCCGCACCCTGACCCCGTCCCGGGCCCGTTGCGCCAGTGCGTGCGCGAACTCGCGGGCTATGGCGCCCTTCCAGTAGACGAAGGTCATCATGTCCACCGTGTGCTCGGCGGAGCGGATGGTGTCGAGCATGGCCGGGAAGATCTCGTCGCCGTTACGGAGGGCGACCAGCGCGTTCCCTTCGGTGGCCGCGATGCCGATCAGACGCTCCAGACGGCGCCGTACGCGTGCCGCCCGCTCACCGACGGCCCTGCCTCCCCGCGTGCCGTCCGCGGTATCCGGTATGTACTGGATGGCGGTCATTCCTCTCCTTCCGTGCCCGACGAGAGGCGGAAGCACCTGCCGGGACAGGCCGTCACCGGCTCGGGCCCCCGTCGTGCCCGGCGGCTTCAGCCGGAGGAACCCGATGGCGTGGGCCGCGGCCGACGACCTACGGCACTTCCGGCAGCCGCCGCCGGGGATGGTTCACCCGCTGGCGACCGACCGTTCTCGGCGTGTGCTCACTTTCCTCCAGTGCCCATGTCAGTCGAAGTCGGCCGAGGTGGCTGACGGACAGAAACAGGCAGTCACCGACTTGCCGTGAGGGCACGGACGCACTTCCCAGGCATCGGCCAGAGAGTCGACGAGGAACATGCCGCGTCCGCCGAGACGGTCACGGCTGGGCTCGCGTGGACTGGGCAGGGCGACACTGTCGTCGTGCACGGTGATGTGCAGGCACTGACCGTCCCAGGCCAGCACGAGACGAGCGGTGGAGTGCGCGTGGATGTGCGCGTTGGTGACCAGTTCGGAGACGGTAAGCAGGACGTCGTCCACCGTCCGCGAGAGGCTGTCCGACCAGCCGAGGGCCTTCAGATGCTCGCGTGCCCAGTCGCGTGCCGCCTTCGGCTCGGTATCCACGGGCAGCGAGCGCGCCCAGCCCACCGCCCGCACTGACGACTCGTCCACTGTCGATCCTCCCTGCCCGCGCTCGCCAAGCACAGACGACTGCCACACCTTCGTACCGGGTCCTACTGCCACGCCTTCCCCCATTCGGCAGCGGCATGGCCGACCCAAGGCCCACGCGTGCCTTCTTCTCCTCGGTGAGGAAATGGACTCCGCCTTGAGCGCCTGTGCGTCAGGCGGGGCCCGGCACGCCGCTCACACGGTGTGCACCTCCAGGGGGTACACACGGTGGACGCCCCAGCACCCTCGGTCCGAGCCGGCTTGACGCACGTGTGGTCCCCTGCGAGGTGCGACGGCCCCTCAGCCGCGGTAAGGGAATGCAGTAGTTCCGTGCGCTGCCCCGGCAGGAACACGGAGGTCCCCCCGCAGGCGTGGGGGACGGCGCAGCCAGCTCTCGGAGCCACTGCGACGTCGGCGGTGGACTGCTCGCGTCGACGACGGCCGCCACGTCCCTCCGACACGGTGTCCACCCGCACGTGCGGCCCCCCTTGCCTCGGACGTGCCCGGCCTCCGGTGAGGGGCGGTCGGGACGGTGGCACTGAACGCGCGTCACCCGGCGGTCGCAGCGCGCCTCCTTGCGCACACGCTCCAGCAGGGCCTCCGGCAGTACGGCCGTGCCGCATTCCAGCGAGTACAAGGGCGTGTCAGGACTGCTGAGGGAGGAGCATGAAGCTGTGGTTGAAGGACGGAGCCGGGCGTGAGGCGGGGTTCTCCAGCGTGCGGATCAGGTCGATGGTCCGTACTTCCAGACCGGCGTGCTCGGTGCGGAAGCGGAACATCGACCCGTCGCCGGACCGCTGAAGCACAAGGGCCCAGCCCACTCGTCACGCACCGGGTCCAGCGCGGAGCACAGGATGGCGGCTGCGGAGGTGTCCCAGCGGGCTCGGGGAACGCCGAACGACCGGTTCACGCGCCGGGGCGCACGGGCGTAGTCGGCAGGCCGCACACGGATGCTGTTGGCATGGAACCAGGTGCGGCTCGCAGGATTTCCCCAGGCGTCGATGTCGACGTAGTGCAACCGGCGCCTCTTCGAGCCGAACTGGTCGGTCGGCTCCGTCATCAGGGGCTGGCGGCCGGGGTCCGCATGGCGCCCGCTTCGGCGTACCGGCGCGGGTCGGCGAAGGGCTGCTCGGCGCGTTCGTGGCCACCGGCTCGGAAGGTCTTGACGCGTCCGCCCGCCCGGTTGCCGTCGGCTGTCAGCACCGTCACTCGGTGGCCTGACTCCTTCAGCAGCCAGGCCGTCAACGGTCCGGCCGGACCGGCGCCGATGACCAGGACGTTCTCGGGCCACGCCCGTCGCTGGACCGGCCGTCCCGTCTGCAGGACGCGTTGATGGCCGGGGACGAGGGGGTGATCATCGGAATCCGGTACTGCCGACCGCCGCCGCCAAGCTCCTCCGCGACAGACCGCCGTCGCAACGCACCACCGTGTGCTCTTCAGTCGTGGCAGTCCTCGCACCGGTGGCCGTGACCCGGCGTTCGCCTCTCGCTCCGACGTTGACTCGAACGAGCCAAGACGGTGGCGAGGCTGGCGTCTCCGCAGGTCCGCCGCCATGAACGACTCGGACACCCGAAGGGATGAACACTGATCGAACTCCGTCTGCCGCCCGGGGCGGTACCCCACACTGCGACATACGTGTTCACGTCCGGGTTCTCCGGCAGGCCCGCGCGGCGCATCACCCATGCGGTGCCGACGTGGCCCGGTGGGAGCACGGGGAGACGGAAGGGGGAAGGGTGGCGCAGCGGCGGACTCCGTTCGGTGACAGAGCCCGTTACTGGTTCGACAGCACTCTGGCCCGCGGCGCCGCCGCTCTCGTCGGCTGGATGGCGCTGCTGTGTCTGGCCGTCGTCGTGCCGACCAGTGCGGTGCTGGTGTGGACCGACCCTGATGCCCCGCCGTCCCTGGCGGAGCGCCTGGCGGAGGTATGGCGTCTCACCGGGGAGACACTGCGGCTGGGCGGTGCGAGCGGTACGCCGCTGCGGGCGATGATGTCGGTGCTGCTCGCTCTGGTCACTCTGCTGTACGTCTCCACGCTCGTCGGCCTGATCACGACGGCGCTCACCGAACGGCTCACCGCGTTGCGGCGGGGCCGTTCCACCGTGCTCGAACAGGGGCACGCCGTGGTCCTGGGATGGTCGGAGCAGGTTTTCACGGTGGTGAGCGAGCTGGTGGCCGCCAACGCCAACCAGCGCGGCGCGGCGGTTGTGGTGCTGGCCGACCGGGACAAGACCGTCATGGAGGAGGCCCTGGGTACAAAACTGGGCTCCTTCGGCCGTACGCGGCTGATCTGCCGCAGCGGCCCCACCACCGACCCGGCCGTGTTGCCGTTGACCAGCCCGGTTGCGGCCGGTGTCGTGCTGGTCCTGCCCCCTGACGGGCTCGACGCCGACGCGGAGGTGGTGAAGACGCTGCTGGCGCTCCGAGCCGCGCTGGCCGGGGCGGAGCCGTGTCCGCCCGTCGTCGCCGCCGTCCGGGACGACCAGTACCGCCTGGCAGCCCGTCTCGCCGCCGGGCCTGGCGGCGTCGTCCTGGAGAGCGACACCGTCACCGCGCGGCTGATCGTCCAGGCCGCCCGCCGCCCCGGGATCTCCCTCGTCCATCAGGAACTCCTCGACTTCGCCGGAGACGAGTTCTATTTGATCAGCGAGCCGGCCCTGACCGGCCGCCCGTTCGGCGACGTTCTCCTGTCCTACTCGACGTCGAGCGTCGTCGGGCTGATGCGAGGCGGCGCCCCTCTGCTCAACCCGCCGCCGGAGACGCCGATCGCCCGGGAGGACCTGCTCGTCGTCATCACCCGCGACGACGACACGTCCTGGCTGGAGGACTGTGCGGGGTTGGCCGAGAAGGCCGCGATGGCCTCCCGCCCTTCGCCGCCCGCGCCGGCGGAGCGGATTCTCTTACTGGGCTGGAACCGCCGAGCGCCACTCATGATCGACCAGTTGCACCGAAGCGCCCGGCCCGGTTCAGTCGTCGACGTGGTGGCGGAACGGGGCGAAGCGACGATCCGCCAGGTGAGCGAGGCTGACGCGGACAGCGGGAACGGCCTGAGCCTGGCACTGCACCACGGGGACATCACCCGCCCCGAGACCCTGCGGCGCCTGGACGTCCACTCCTACGACAGCGTGATCGTGCTCGGCCGGGACCCCGTCCCGGGACACTCGCCGGACGATCCCGACAATCGCACGCTCGTCACCCTTCTGCTGCTGCGCCAACTGGAAGAGGCGACCGGGCGTGAGCTTCCGGTCGTCACCGAGCTGATCGACGATCGTAACCGGGCACTGGCCCCGATCAGCCCCGCGGCCGACGTGATCATCAGCGGCAAGCTCATCGGCCTGCTCATGTCCCAGATTTCCCAGAACCGGCACCTGGCAGCGGTGTTCGAGGAACTGTTCTCCGCCGAAGGCGCCGGGGTCCGCCTGCGGCCGGCGACTGAGTACGTGCTGCCGGGGAGTGAGACGTTCTTCGCCACGGTCGTGGCCGCGGCACGCCGTCGCGGCGAGTGCGCCATCGGATACCGCAGCCGCGACGACTCGTCGACGAGCCCCCGCTACGGCGTGCGGATCAATCCGCCCAAACGCGAGCGGCGCCGGTGGACGGCCGAGGACGAGGTGGTCGTCATCGGCAAGGACTGACGGAGAGATGGAGCAGGGGGCACTGTCGCTCTCGACCCCACTTCGCCACTCGCGAAGGGTCAGCCCGGATCACCCGTTACGAGGCCGGCACCCGCGTCCTATTCCTGATACTGCGTCAGGTCGATCCCGAACACCTTCAGGTCGTAGCCGTGGACGGGGTGCTGTACGGCAGCTTCCGCCTGCATGCCAAGCTTGTCGACCACTGCCGCGGAGGCACTGTCACCCGTGCGCAGTACGGCGACCACCCGCTCGAGACCGCGGTCCTGCAAGGCAAACTCCAAAGCGGCGTGCGCCGCTTCGGAGGCATACCCCTGCCCCCAGAACACGCGCCCGAGCCGCCAGCCGACCGCGACCTGACCGGCCACCTCGTCCGGTTCAGCGGCCACGGTCAGGCCCACCGCGCCCGCCAGTTCACCGGATCCCAGAAGCTCGACCGCGAACACCCCGAATCCTTCGTCGTCCCACTCCTCCTCCCACGCCTCGATGTCCCCGGCGGTCTGCCCCGTCGAGCGCGGCCTGCCGTCACCGATGTTCCGCATGACCGCCGGATCGGCATGGATCTCGGACAGGGGGACGAGGTCGTCCTCCAGCCAGCGGCGCAGAAGGAGACGGGGCGTGCGGATCTCGGTCATGCCCCCATCCTGCCGATGCGGCGCCTGGGGCGCGAACCAGCGGCATCGTAGCCAGGTCAGCGTGGCGATCCGGCTGACTGACAACTGGCCCCTACTGGTGCGCCGGGAGACCTCCGGTGAGGGAGCGCGGAGCCCTCGGCCCCTTCCGGACGCGTAGCATGCTCCATGTGCAATCGAGTATTCCGTCCGTACGCGGCGAGACCTTCGTACGCCGGGCGGTCGCCCGGGACGCCAAGCGGCTCACGCGGCTCGTGCGCGGCTCGCGCGCCTATGAGGGGCAGTACGCGGCGATGGTCTCCGGCTACCGTGTCGGACCCGACTACATCGAGAACCACCGGGTCTTCGTAGCGGTCGAGGACGTCACGGGACGGGTGGTCGGGTTCTATGCGCTGCTCCTCGTGCCGCCAGAGCTGGACCTGCTTTTCGTACAGGACGGTACGCAGGGCCGCGGCATCGGGCGGCTGCTTGTTGATCACATGAAGACCCAGGCGCGCGCTGCAGGGCTGGACCGTGTACGGGTGGTGTCGCATCCTCCGGCCGAGGGTTTCTACCGCAGTGTGGGCGCCCTGCCCACCGGAACCGCCTCCGCGAACCCGCCCGCGGTGGCATGGGACCGGCCCGAGCTGGAATTCCTGATCCCGTAACTGGCGACTTGCCCCCGTCGCCGTACGCGACTCGCCCCCCTCACGTCATCGATGCCTCCGCGCATCGCCCGTAACGCGGAGCGTGCACGGTGTGGGCTCGGCCGCATGGTTCGAGAGCTCCCTGACGGGCGTGGTCGGGCCTGACCGGGACAGCGGGGGCCGCGCTCTCGGTCGGTGGCTGGCGGAGTCCGGTCCCCCGCACAGGTGCACGTCCTCGCAGTGCGGCCTCGGCTCCCCTGTCGGCCACAGCAAGGGCCCACCGACCGAGCCGGCCCTGACCGATGACGCCCCGCACGCGGATGCGGCCGCAACGACGGCTACACCCTCGATCGCGAGATCGAAGACATCAGCGCTCGATCCCGGACGTCGGCGGATCGGCGTCGCTGTTCGGCTCGTCTTCCGGACCGGTCCTCGCCCTGCGGGCGGCCGCCGCCGGATTGAGCATCACCCGCCCGGCCCTCTACGAGTCGCCGTTCGTGGTCGCCGAAGGAGAGGCGGGGCCACCCAGGGATCTGGGGCAGCTCACCACATTGCTCGAGGACGGGCGGCACAGCAGCGCGCCGTCGGTCACGGCTCCCAAGAAGGCCGCCCCGGAGATCGCACCGAGTTCAAGAAGGGACGAACCTGTGGTTCGACCGGTTCGGTGGGCCTTGCACGCCCGGGACCCGGACCTGAGTGCACAGCCACGGGTCCTTGGCACGTCAGCGACCTCTCCCCCATAGGCCGGGGATCCGACAGGCATTCCCGGGATACGGGTGCGTGGGGTCTCGGACACGGCCCTCTCCGAGCCGGTCGATCGCCTCAGCACTCGTGACGGAGATCGAGCAGAAAGGCCCTCGCTGCTGTACCACCGAGGACGGCACGTACTGGCTGTGCCGGGGCACAGACGTCAGCCCTCGAACAGCAGCGGATCATCATCGCCGTACCGGACCGCCATATCAGGTACCTTCACGGAAGGCCGAGCGCGTCTGTCCCGACGAGGAGGGCCATGGACGTCACCAGTACGGGTCCCGGGGATGCTTCCTCGCCCAGACACCAGGAGCGGCCCGGCCTCGTGCCCGCCCCGTCCCTGGAGGACGTGCGGGCGGCTGCCCTCACCGTCGATGAGGACGGCGTCATCGTCTCCGCCAACGGGGCGGCCGAGAGCCTGCTGCACCGGAGCCGTGAGGATTTCGTCGGGCAGGACGTCCATGACCTGCTGCACCGGGACAGCCACGGGCGGGTCCCGCCCCGTACGCGCTGCCGGTCCGGTGAGGCCCTGCGCGACCGGCGGACCGAGCACGGTGACCCGGACTGGTTCGCCCGCGGGGACGGCGTACTCGTCCGACTGGCCTGGTGCGTCGCACCGTACTCGTCCGGACACCGGAGCACGGGCGCCCTGGTCCTGCTGTACGGGCGGGGACGGAGCGCGCCCGAGGAAGACCTCGACGGGGCCCCGGAGGGCCTGACGGAACTGGACCGCCTCGCCCTGCTCGCCGAGACGACGACGCAGCTGACGTCCACCCTGGACACGGACGAGGCCCTGCACCGGCTGGCGGACCTGACCTTGCCCCGACTCGCGGACTGGGCGGTGATCGATCTGATCGCCGAGCGGGACGAGGTGCGGCGCGCGCTGGTGATGGAGTACAAGGACGGCAGCCTGATCGGCCACGAGGACCTGCAGGGGCCCATGCCGCCTGTTCCCGAGGAGTCGCCCATGCCCTTGTCGCGGGCGCTGCGCGGTGCCGCGTCCTCTCTCGCCGGTCCCGCCATCTACCAGGGCCCTCCCGATTCGGGCATCGCGGTGGAACAGCGGCGCCTGTTCGCCGAGACAGGCATACACTCCGCGGTCATCGCGCCCATCCGAGGGCTGCGCGACACCATCGGGGCGCTGACCCTGGGCCGCTCCCGGCGGCCGGCGGCCTTCACCACCGCCGACCTCCCGCTGCTGGAGGACATCACCCGGCGTGCGGGCCTGGCGCTCGACAACGCACGCCTGTACCAGCGCCAGCGCAAGGTCGCCGAGACCATGCAACGGCACCTGTTGCCCCAACTTCCCGCCGTGCCCGGCGTCGACATGGCCGTGCGCTACGTGCCGGCTCCGCACGCCTCGTCCGTCGGCGGCGACTGGTACGACGCCTTCGCCCTGACCGACAGCTCGCACGCCCTGGTCATCGGCGACGTCGTCGGGCACGACCTGGACGCCGCGGCGGGTATGGCCCAGGTCCGCAACATGCTCCGCGCCTTCGCCTGGGCCCAGCCCCGGGCCGAGCCCAGCGCCGTCGTCACCCAACTCGACGAAGCGGTGAAACACATCGCCGAAGTGCCGACGGCGACCATAATCCTCGCCACGCTCACCGTCGGCGAGGACGCGCTGTGGCGACTGCGCTGGACCAACGCGGGGCACCCGCCGCCGCTGCTCGTCAGCCACGACGGCCGGGCCGACTACCTGGAAGACGCCCACGGCATCCTCCTGGGGACGGGGTTCAGTAGATCCCGGCCCAGCGCGGTCACCGTGCTGCCACCCGGCGCCACGCTCCTCTTCTACACCGACGGCCTGGTCGAGTCCCGGCACCGCTCCATCGACCTCGGCCTGGACCGGTTGCGTCGGCACGCGGCATCTCTGGCCCACCGGCCCCTGGGATCGTTCTGCGACTCGCTGCTGGAGCAGGTCCGCCCCGAGGACAACGACGACGATGTCGCCATGCTGGCGCTGCGAACGCCCGATCGCGCACGGTGAACACGGGCAGCCCCGTCCCGGCCATCCACTGGCGGTTCGTCGAGGAGCTGACCCGGAAGGACATCGGCGAACGCCTGGGCGTCTCGCAGACGCAC carries:
- a CDS encoding SpoIIE family protein phosphatase, whose protein sequence is MDVTSTGPGDASSPRHQERPGLVPAPSLEDVRAAALTVDEDGVIVSANGAAESLLHRSREDFVGQDVHDLLHRDSHGRVPPRTRCRSGEALRDRRTEHGDPDWFARGDGVLVRLAWCVAPYSSGHRSTGALVLLYGRGRSAPEEDLDGAPEGLTELDRLALLAETTTQLTSTLDTDEALHRLADLTLPRLADWAVIDLIAERDEVRRALVMEYKDGSLIGHEDLQGPMPPVPEESPMPLSRALRGAASSLAGPAIYQGPPDSGIAVEQRRLFAETGIHSAVIAPIRGLRDTIGALTLGRSRRPAAFTTADLPLLEDITRRAGLALDNARLYQRQRKVAETMQRHLLPQLPAVPGVDMAVRYVPAPHASSVGGDWYDAFALTDSSHALVIGDVVGHDLDAAAGMAQVRNMLRAFAWAQPRAEPSAVVTQLDEAVKHIAEVPTATIILATLTVGEDALWRLRWTNAGHPPPLLVSHDGRADYLEDAHGILLGTGFSRSRPSAVTVLPPGATLLFYTDGLVESRHRSIDLGLDRLRRHAASLAHRPLGSFCDSLLEQVRPEDNDDDVAMLALRTPDRAR
- a CDS encoding CASTOR/POLLUX-related putative ion channel, whose protein sequence is MAQRRTPFGDRARYWFDSTLARGAAALVGWMALLCLAVVVPTSAVLVWTDPDAPPSLAERLAEVWRLTGETLRLGGASGTPLRAMMSVLLALVTLLYVSTLVGLITTALTERLTALRRGRSTVLEQGHAVVLGWSEQVFTVVSELVAANANQRGAAVVVLADRDKTVMEEALGTKLGSFGRTRLICRSGPTTDPAVLPLTSPVAAGVVLVLPPDGLDADAEVVKTLLALRAALAGAEPCPPVVAAVRDDQYRLAARLAAGPGGVVLESDTVTARLIVQAARRPGISLVHQELLDFAGDEFYLISEPALTGRPFGDVLLSYSTSSVVGLMRGGAPLLNPPPETPIAREDLLVVITRDDDTSWLEDCAGLAEKAAMASRPSPPAPAERILLLGWNRRAPLMIDQLHRSARPGSVVDVVAERGEATIRQVSEADADSGNGLSLALHHGDITRPETLRRLDVHSYDSVIVLGRDPVPGHSPDDPDNRTLVTLLLLRQLEEATGRELPVVTELIDDRNRALAPISPAADVIISGKLIGLLMSQISQNRHLAAVFEELFSAEGAGVRLRPATEYVLPGSETFFATVVAAARRRGECAIGYRSRDDSSTSPRYGVRINPPKRERRRWTAEDEVVVIGKD
- a CDS encoding phospholipase D-like domain-containing protein — encoded protein: MTAIQYIPDTADGTRGGRAVGERAARVRRRLERLIGIAATEGNALVALRNGDEIFPAMLDTIRSAEHTVDMMTFVYWKGAIAREFAHALAQRARDGVRVRLLLDGFGSRLIDKDLLEEMDRAGVQVAWFRKPLYLSPLKQNHRCHRKVLVVDEQVAFTGGVGIAEEWCGDARNPREWRDTHVQVRGPAVDGIAAAFAQNWAECHDELFDDRDRFTGHRPQGDAVVQVVRGSASFGWQDMQTLIRVMIESAEERFRLATAYFSPDTYFVELLCAAARRGVEVEILLPGPHTDKRVCQLAGQHHYEDLLACGVKLHQYQPTMMHAKVITVDRTAALVGSTNFNRRSLAHDEEVMLAVLDEGFTATLDSHFDADMAESRSMSGGRWKRRSLLQRAREYAVQPIRRYL
- a CDS encoding ATP-binding protein encodes the protein MDESSVRAVGWARSLPVDTEPKAARDWAREHLKALGWSDSLSRTVDDVLLTVSELVTNAHIHAHSTARLVLAWDGQCLHITVHDDSVALPSPREPSRDRLGGRGMFLVDSLADAWEVRPCPHGKSVTACFCPSATSADFD
- a CDS encoding NAD(P)-binding protein yields the protein MGDAPRGPAGEPGREHVCRSVGYRPGRQTEFDQCSSLRVSESFMAADLRRRQPRHRLGSFESTSEREANAGSRPPVRGLPRLKSTRWCVATAVCRGGAWRRRSAVPDSDDHPLVPGHQRVLQTGRPVQRRAWPENVLVIGAGPAGPLTAWLLKESGHRVTVLTADGNRAGGRVKTFRAGGHERAEQPFADPRRYAEAGAMRTPAASP
- a CDS encoding GNAT family N-acetyltransferase, which encodes MLHVQSSIPSVRGETFVRRAVARDAKRLTRLVRGSRAYEGQYAAMVSGYRVGPDYIENHRVFVAVEDVTGRVVGFYALLLVPPELDLLFVQDGTQGRGIGRLLVDHMKTQARAAGLDRVRVVSHPPAEGFYRSVGALPTGTASANPPAVAWDRPELEFLIP
- a CDS encoding GNAT family N-acetyltransferase, giving the protein MTEIRTPRLLLRRWLEDDLVPLSEIHADPAVMRNIGDGRPRSTGQTAGDIEAWEEEWDDEGFGVFAVELLGSGELAGAVGLTVAAEPDEVAGQVAVGWRLGRVFWGQGYASEAAHAALEFALQDRGLERVVAVLRTGDSASAAVVDKLGMQAEAAVQHPVHGYDLKVFGIDLTQYQE